The Castor canadensis chromosome X, mCasCan1.hap1v2, whole genome shotgun sequence genome includes a region encoding these proteins:
- the Bex5 gene encoding LOW QUALITY PROTEIN: protein BEX5 (The sequence of the model RefSeq protein was modified relative to this genomic sequence to represent the inferred CDS: inserted 2 bases in 1 codon; deleted 1 base in 1 codon; substituted 1 base at 1 genomic stop codon), producing the protein MTTGKKINIENVFQGNKFEKWAPVKNEAEACTLEGGKGWHPGGTIRGHWAPPAQDFGNNVPNKLINNIDMIDGEVHDTQRFIXEIRAXRKIREFQLRYSLHICIADPSHHEQHDEFFLMP; encoded by the exons ATGACTACAG ggaaaaaaatcaacatagaaaatgtctttcagggaaacaaattTGAGAAATGGGCCCCAGTGAAGAATGAGGCAGAAGCCTGCACTTTAGAAGGTGGTAAAGGCTGGCATCCAGGAGGAACTATTAGAGGGCATTGGGCTCCACCTGCTCAGGATTTTGGAAACAATGTGCCCAACAAGCTTATTAACAACATTGATATGATAGATGGAGAAGTGCATGACACACAAAGATTCATATAGGAGATAAGAGC GAGAAAAATTAGGGAGTTCCAGTTGAGGTACAGTCTGCACATTTGTATAGCAGAT CCCTCTCACCATGAACAACATGATGAGTTTTTCCTCATGCCTTGA